Proteins from a single region of Diaphorobacter limosus:
- a CDS encoding FUSC family protein — protein MTMPLEIRLRGALRVLLSHYVANGVAGALGLLLISSLVHVLLGSAAGSAAAVGAIVAIPPDIPAPRRGKFLHMLPAPLLALPLFFVVQLLHEQPWLLGLLIVPASFFAFLAMAWGKRGAPVAIAAVLALVFSMAVPVHTGAEGWRAALTTSFYFGLGSLLFVPWSVLVNRLLNGRYRAQVLADVLLSQAALMRLQALQFTPVLALGERANPLMGQLLLRQATLADQLQSARDIVLESPGSARQQRLAGMLLCALEMRDHLLASALDLEELRRQPEQAGALTRQHGVLLALAAQMEQLADALLRGQVPAPFEDLRAQLQLAVPQGDAGFSPARLAQALSHRIGHIHDEVARLVALARGEAAPDLALVRVCWQMFVSPTGWGWRPLLGLWRWSAAPLRHAMRAALAIGVGYALSQLLPWREHAYWIVLTIVVVLRGSLAQTLERRNERVAGTLLGCMLASIVLLANLPHWALLACVTLAQAVAHAFTLRRYLFTAVAATVLGLVQAHLLGAGGSAGFVLLERMADTLIGAGIAWAFAYVLPSWERQQIPALVARALAAQTRHAREALALGQLQAVDNHPELAWRLARREAYDSLGVLVQATARAWKEPRAVRPPLAPLERMQVHCYQLLAQLTAVKSMLLLRRGHLRAEDVQEPLQAATARLEAVLTGAAVATAPASDQAGVYEPQALPPLVETDLAPWLLRRLCLAEELARQLRSEAMAVVVPLRAD, from the coding sequence ATGACCATGCCCCTTGAGATCCGGCTGCGCGGCGCCCTGCGGGTGCTGCTGTCGCATTACGTCGCCAATGGCGTGGCCGGTGCGCTCGGGCTGCTGCTCATTTCCTCGCTGGTGCATGTGCTGCTGGGCAGCGCGGCGGGGTCGGCGGCCGCGGTGGGGGCCATCGTCGCCATTCCGCCCGACATTCCAGCGCCGCGGCGCGGCAAGTTCCTGCACATGCTGCCCGCGCCGCTGCTGGCGCTGCCGCTGTTCTTTGTCGTGCAGCTGCTGCACGAGCAGCCCTGGTTGCTGGGTCTGCTCATCGTGCCGGCGAGTTTTTTTGCCTTCCTGGCCATGGCCTGGGGCAAGCGCGGCGCGCCCGTGGCCATCGCCGCCGTGCTGGCGCTGGTGTTCTCCATGGCCGTGCCGGTGCACACCGGGGCCGAGGGCTGGCGCGCGGCCCTTACCACCAGCTTTTACTTTGGCCTGGGCTCGCTGCTGTTCGTTCCCTGGTCGGTGCTGGTCAACCGGCTGCTCAATGGCCGCTACCGCGCGCAGGTGCTGGCCGATGTGCTGCTCTCGCAGGCCGCTCTGATGCGGCTGCAGGCCCTGCAGTTCACGCCCGTGCTGGCCCTGGGCGAGCGCGCCAACCCGCTCATGGGCCAGCTCTTGCTGCGCCAGGCGACGCTGGCCGACCAACTGCAGTCGGCGCGCGACATCGTGCTGGAGTCGCCCGGCAGCGCGCGCCAGCAGCGGCTGGCCGGCATGCTGCTGTGCGCGCTGGAGATGCGCGACCATCTGCTGGCCAGCGCGCTGGATCTGGAGGAACTGCGCCGGCAGCCCGAGCAGGCCGGGGCGCTGACACGCCAGCATGGCGTGCTGCTGGCGCTGGCCGCGCAGATGGAGCAGCTGGCCGATGCCCTGCTGCGCGGGCAGGTGCCGGCGCCGTTCGAGGATTTGCGCGCCCAGCTGCAGCTGGCCGTGCCTCAGGGCGATGCTGGCTTTTCCCCCGCGCGGCTGGCGCAGGCGCTGTCGCACCGCATAGGCCATATCCATGACGAGGTGGCGCGCCTGGTTGCCCTGGCGCGCGGCGAGGCCGCGCCCGACCTGGCCCTGGTGCGCGTGTGCTGGCAGATGTTCGTCAGCCCCACGGGCTGGGGCTGGCGGCCATTGCTGGGCCTGTGGCGCTGGAGCGCGGCGCCGCTGCGCCACGCCATGCGCGCGGCGCTGGCGATCGGCGTGGGCTATGCGCTGTCGCAGCTGCTGCCCTGGCGCGAGCATGCCTACTGGATCGTGCTGACCATCGTCGTCGTGCTGCGCGGCAGCCTGGCGCAGACGCTGGAGCGGCGCAACGAGCGCGTGGCCGGCACGCTGCTGGGCTGCATGCTGGCCTCGATCGTGTTGCTGGCCAACCTGCCGCACTGGGCGCTGCTGGCCTGTGTGACCCTGGCCCAGGCCGTGGCCCATGCCTTCACGCTGCGCCGCTACCTGTTCACGGCCGTGGCGGCCACCGTGCTCGGACTGGTGCAGGCGCATCTGCTGGGCGCGGGCGGCAGCGCCGGCTTCGTGCTGCTTGAGCGCATGGCCGACACCCTGATAGGCGCCGGCATCGCCTGGGCCTTTGCCTATGTGCTGCCCTCCTGGGAGCGCCAGCAGATACCGGCCCTGGTGGCGCGCGCGCTGGCGGCGCAGACGCGCCATGCGCGCGAGGCCCTGGCCCTGGGCCAGCTGCAGGCCGTGGACAACCACCCCGAGCTGGCCTGGCGCCTGGCGCGCCGCGAGGCCTACGACAGCCTGGGCGTGCTGGTGCAGGCCACGGCGCGCGCCTGGAAGGAGCCGCGCGCCGTGCGCCCGCCGCTGGCGCCGCTGGAGCGCATGCAGGTGCATTGCTACCAGCTGCTGGCGCAGCTCACCGCCGTCAAGTCCATGCTGCTGCTGCGCCGCGGCCATCTGCGTGCCGAGGATGTGCAAGAGCCCCTGCAGGCCGCTACGGCGCGGCTGGAGGCGGTGTTGACCGGCGCCGCAGTGGCCACCGCGCCCGCGTCCGATCAGGCCGGGGTGTACGAGCCGCAGGCGCTGCCGCCACTGGTCGAGACCGACCTGGCCCCCTGGCTGCTGCGCCGCCTGTGCCTGGCCGAGGAGCTGGCCCGGCAGCTGCGCAGCGAGGCCATGGCGGTGGTCGTGCCGCTGCGGGCCGATTGA
- the ylqF gene encoding ribosome biogenesis GTPase YlqF → MAIQWFPGHMHLTRKAIGERIKDIDVVIELLDARLPGSSSNPLLAELTAHKPTLKVLNKQDLADPGRTGAWLAWYNARADTSAIALDASDAAPARRLIDACRQLAPNRRGLSKPMRVLICGIPNVGKSTLINTLSRKTQAKTGDEAGITKQEQRIVLDDDFYLWDTPGMLWPRIIVPESGLRLAASGAMGRNAYEEEEVVLELLAYLKQHYAPLIDARYKLGLDAEAIAARHDEELLELIAKKRGAVMSGGRLNMQKAAEIVLTDLRGAALGRLTLETVPEFEAWLAAGQLQDKARAERKAEQRKRDERRARNAQRRE, encoded by the coding sequence ATGGCCATCCAGTGGTTCCCCGGTCACATGCACCTGACGCGCAAGGCGATAGGCGAGCGCATCAAGGACATCGACGTGGTGATCGAGCTGCTGGACGCGCGCCTGCCCGGCTCCAGCAGCAACCCGCTGCTGGCCGAGCTGACCGCGCACAAGCCCACGCTCAAGGTGCTGAACAAGCAGGACCTGGCCGACCCCGGGCGTACCGGCGCCTGGCTGGCCTGGTACAACGCGCGCGCCGATACCAGCGCCATCGCGCTGGATGCGTCCGACGCGGCGCCCGCGCGCCGGCTGATTGATGCCTGCCGCCAGCTCGCGCCCAACCGGCGCGGCCTCTCAAAGCCCATGCGGGTGCTGATCTGCGGTATCCCCAACGTCGGCAAGTCCACGCTGATCAACACCCTGAGCCGCAAGACCCAGGCCAAGACCGGCGACGAGGCCGGTATCACCAAGCAGGAGCAGCGCATCGTGCTCGACGATGACTTCTACCTGTGGGACACGCCCGGCATGCTCTGGCCGCGCATCATCGTGCCAGAGAGCGGCTTGCGCCTGGCCGCCAGCGGCGCCATGGGGCGCAACGCCTATGAAGAGGAAGAGGTGGTGCTGGAGCTGCTGGCCTACCTCAAGCAGCACTACGCGCCGCTGATCGATGCGCGCTACAAGCTGGGCCTGGATGCAGAGGCGATCGCTGCCCGCCACGACGAAGAGCTGTTGGAGCTGATCGCGAAAAAGCGCGGCGCCGTGATGAGCGGCGGCCGCCTGAACATGCAAAAGGCCGCCGAGATCGTGCTCACCGACCTGCGCGGCGCAGCGCTGGGCCGCCTGACGCTGGAGACGGTGCCCGAGTTCGAGGCCTGGCTGGCCGCCGGCCAGCTGCAGGACAAGGCGCGCGCCGAGCGCAAGGCCGAGCAGCGCAAGCGCGACGAGCGCCGGGCGCGCAATGCGCAGCGCCGTGAATAG
- a CDS encoding pseudouridine synthase: METQPGASAHPPLSILWQDEHLVALYKPAGWLVHRTGLDAGETRFVVQTLRDQIGQHVYPVHRLDKGTCGVLVMGLHPAATRALAGAFAAHAVRKQYLALVRGWAPESAEVNHPLRPDDAPPDATAQDAHTTITRLARLDLPEPSDARHAGTRASLVLAQPTTGRRHQIRRHLKHLAHPIIGDATHGKGPLNRWWAERLGLQRLWLHAWRLQLPHPVDGRWITLDSGLRWPQATPGDGAAPWRDWQRVLALPWQND, translated from the coding sequence ATGGAAACCCAGCCAGGCGCCAGCGCCCACCCACCTCTGTCCATCCTGTGGCAGGACGAGCACCTGGTGGCGCTGTACAAGCCCGCCGGCTGGCTGGTGCACCGCACGGGGCTGGACGCCGGCGAGACGCGCTTCGTGGTGCAGACCCTGCGCGACCAGATCGGCCAGCATGTCTACCCCGTGCACCGCCTGGACAAGGGCACCTGCGGCGTGCTCGTCATGGGCCTGCACCCGGCCGCCACGCGCGCCCTGGCCGGGGCCTTTGCCGCGCATGCCGTGCGCAAGCAATACCTGGCCCTGGTGCGCGGCTGGGCGCCCGAGAGCGCAGAGGTCAACCACCCACTGCGCCCCGACGACGCCCCACCCGATGCGACGGCCCAGGACGCCCACACGACCATCACCCGCCTGGCCCGGCTGGACCTGCCCGAGCCCAGCGACGCGCGCCATGCCGGCACCCGCGCCAGCCTGGTGCTGGCCCAGCCGACCACCGGCCGGCGCCACCAGATCCGCCGCCACCTGAAGCACCTGGCCCACCCCATCATCGGCGACGCCACCCACGGCAAGGGCCCGCTGAACCGCTGGTGGGCCGAGCGCCTGGGCCTGCAGCGCCTGTGGCTGCACGCCTGGCGCCTGCAACTGCCGCACCCGGTGGACGGGCGATGGATCACCCTGGACAGCGGCCTGCGCTGGCCCCAGGCGACACCGGGCGACGGCGCCGCGCCCTGGCGGGACTGGCAACGCGTGTTGGCCCTGCCCTGGCAGAACGACTGA
- a CDS encoding DHH family phosphoesterase, whose product MMSTRSTLLPLPLLAAPSLNDPQPLVLYHDRCADGFAAALAAWRFYGGQVQCLGLSHGQIRNVEELPPLAGRAVYVLDFSFGPELLAEIDARAAKLVLLDHHKSAAEQLAGFACRCGALHFDMTKSGARLAWELFHPETPLPDLVRHVEDRDLWAWQYPETAGYVAALDMEPFDFARWQQIADFAPAETAAFVARGQAMDEKFRHLAQDVAGGAQPLLFNGQAGLMVNAPGAFHSLVGELLSKQCGTFALMWAVAKDGQVKVGLRSQRGYDCSPLAVSMGGGGHAQACGFRLPADRLPELLGGNFKA is encoded by the coding sequence ATGATGTCCACACGCTCCACGCTGCTGCCGCTGCCCCTGCTGGCGGCCCCCTCGCTCAACGATCCCCAGCCCCTGGTGCTGTACCACGACCGCTGCGCCGACGGTTTTGCCGCCGCGCTGGCCGCCTGGCGCTTCTATGGCGGGCAGGTGCAATGCCTGGGCCTGTCGCACGGGCAGATCCGCAATGTTGAAGAGCTGCCGCCGCTGGCCGGCCGGGCCGTCTATGTGCTGGATTTTTCCTTTGGGCCCGAGCTGCTGGCCGAGATCGACGCACGCGCCGCCAAGCTGGTGCTGCTGGACCACCACAAGAGCGCGGCCGAGCAGCTGGCCGGCTTTGCCTGCCGCTGTGGCGCGCTGCATTTCGACATGACCAAGTCGGGCGCACGCCTGGCCTGGGAGCTCTTTCACCCCGAAACGCCGCTGCCCGACCTGGTGCGCCATGTGGAAGACCGCGACCTGTGGGCCTGGCAGTACCCCGAGACGGCGGGCTATGTGGCGGCGCTGGACATGGAGCCCTTCGACTTTGCACGCTGGCAGCAGATTGCCGACTTTGCGCCGGCCGAGACGGCGGCCTTCGTCGCGCGCGGCCAGGCCATGGACGAAAAATTCCGCCACCTGGCGCAGGACGTGGCCGGCGGCGCCCAGCCGCTGCTGTTCAACGGCCAGGCCGGGCTGATGGTGAACGCGCCCGGGGCCTTCCACAGCCTGGTGGGCGAGCTGCTGTCCAAGCAATGCGGCACCTTCGCGCTGATGTGGGCCGTGGCCAAGGACGGTCAGGTCAAGGTGGGACTGCGCTCGCAGCGCGGCTACGACTGCTCGCCGCTGGCTGTCAGCATGGGCGGCGGCGGCCACGCCCAGGCCTGCGGCTTTCGCTTGCCCGCAGATCGCCTGCCCGAGCTGCTGGGCGGCAACTTCAAGGCATAG
- a CDS encoding amidase, whose protein sequence is MATPAPISIDDITALDASALSQAIHARSVSCRAVMQAYLARIQRLNPRYNALVSLRPEDYLLADADACDAELERGQSRGWMHGMPQAIKDLSNAAGLPTTLGSPLMRGFVANEDGLMVARMKAAGCIVIGKSNTPEFGLGSHTFNPVFGTTLNAYDPARSAGGSSGGAAVALALRLLPVADGSDFMGSLRNPAAWANIFGFRPSQGRVPMWPAQDVWISQLGTEGPMGRSVRDLQRLLATQAGWSPNAPLSIAEGAYPEMAGGLFDVKSTRIAWLADLDGYLPMEPGILDICAQGLRRLESLGCSVQPCALGMPPERVWQAWLVWRRVLVASRIAPFLLKEGNRAHIKPEALWEHDQAAQVSGADFMGASVARTSFYQQLLRLFEHHDVLALPSAQVWPFDAAERWPEQIAGLAMDSYHRWMEVVIYATFAGLPCISVPTGFNAQGLPMGLQLIGRPHGDAALLALAAAYEGAIGDWLAVRPGA, encoded by the coding sequence ATGGCCACGCCCGCGCCCATCTCCATCGACGACATCACCGCGCTCGACGCCAGCGCGCTGTCGCAAGCCATTCATGCCCGCAGCGTCTCCTGCCGCGCCGTCATGCAGGCCTACCTGGCGCGCATCCAGCGCCTGAACCCGCGCTACAACGCGCTGGTTTCGCTGCGGCCCGAGGACTATCTGCTGGCCGATGCCGATGCCTGCGACGCTGAGCTGGAGCGCGGTCAGTCGCGCGGCTGGATGCACGGCATGCCGCAGGCGATCAAGGACCTGTCCAACGCTGCCGGCCTGCCCACCACGCTGGGTTCGCCGCTGATGCGGGGCTTCGTCGCCAACGAGGACGGGCTGATGGTCGCGCGCATGAAGGCGGCCGGCTGCATCGTCATCGGCAAGAGCAACACGCCGGAGTTCGGCCTGGGTTCGCACACCTTCAACCCGGTGTTCGGCACCACGCTGAACGCCTATGACCCCGCCAGGTCGGCCGGCGGCTCCAGCGGCGGCGCGGCCGTGGCGCTGGCGCTGCGGCTGCTGCCGGTGGCCGACGGTTCGGACTTCATGGGCAGCCTGCGCAACCCGGCGGCCTGGGCGAACATCTTTGGCTTCAGGCCCAGCCAGGGCCGCGTGCCCATGTGGCCGGCGCAGGACGTGTGGATCAGCCAGCTGGGCACCGAAGGCCCCATGGGGCGTAGCGTGCGTGACCTGCAGCGCCTGCTGGCGACACAGGCGGGCTGGTCGCCAAATGCTCCACTATCAATAGCTGAAGGCGCTTATCCTGAAATGGCTGGCGGCCTGTTTGATGTCAAATCCACGCGCATCGCCTGGCTGGCTGATCTGGACGGCTACCTGCCCATGGAGCCCGGCATTCTGGACATATGCGCCCAGGGGCTGCGGCGCCTGGAAAGCCTGGGCTGCAGCGTGCAGCCCTGCGCCCTGGGCATGCCGCCCGAGCGCGTGTGGCAGGCCTGGCTGGTGTGGCGGCGCGTGCTGGTGGCGTCGCGCATTGCCCCCTTCCTGCTGAAGGAGGGCAACCGCGCCCATATCAAGCCCGAGGCGCTGTGGGAGCATGACCAGGCGGCGCAGGTCAGCGGCGCCGATTTCATGGGCGCCAGCGTAGCGCGCACCAGCTTCTACCAGCAGCTGCTGCGCCTGTTCGAGCACCATGACGTGCTGGCCCTGCCCAGCGCCCAGGTGTGGCCCTTCGACGCTGCCGAGCGCTGGCCGGAGCAGATCGCCGGCTTGGCCATGGACAGCTACCACCGCTGGATGGAGGTGGTCATCTACGCCACCTTTGCCGGCCTGCCCTGCATCAGCGTGCCCACCGGCTTCAATGCCCAGGGCCTGCCCATGGGGCTGCAGCTGATCGGCCGGCCGCACGGTGATGCGGCGCTGCTGGCCTTGGCAGCGGCCTACGAAGGGGCGATAGGGGACTGGCTGGCGGTGCGGCCGGGGGCCTGA
- a CDS encoding thermonuclease family protein codes for MPASTALLCLVVAIHDGDTLSARCGAPGAWRQERVRIAVVDAPESRQAFGQRARQNLARLCFRQQARLYRLGHDSYGRTLAHVRCQGQDVATAQLRAGLAWVYAPQAKQHPRLVALQRQARANGQGLWAQKRPLAPWDYRRQYLRP; via the coding sequence ATGCCCGCCTCTACCGCCCTGCTCTGCCTGGTTGTCGCCATCCACGACGGCGACACCCTCAGCGCGCGCTGCGGCGCGCCCGGCGCCTGGCGCCAGGAGCGCGTGCGCATCGCCGTCGTTGATGCCCCCGAGAGCCGCCAGGCCTTTGGCCAGCGCGCGCGCCAGAACCTGGCGCGGCTGTGTTTTCGCCAGCAGGCGCGGCTGTACCGCCTGGGCCACGACAGCTACGGCCGCACCCTGGCCCATGTGCGCTGCCAAGGCCAGGACGTGGCCACGGCCCAGCTGCGCGCCGGCCTGGCCTGGGTGTATGCGCCGCAGGCAAAACAGCACCCCAGGCTAGTGGCCCTGCAGCGCCAGGCACGCGCCAATGGCCAGGGGCTGTGGGCGCAAAAGCGCCCGCTGGCGCCCTGGGACTATCGGCGCCAGTACCTGCGGCCCTAG